A genome region from Streptomyces xanthophaeus includes the following:
- a CDS encoding AMP-binding protein — protein MLTALTGVFGDRADAVGVAGRTASYEELLGAAGAVAADLAALGPVRAFAVTATASLETVAAVVGGLLAGVPCVPLPPDAGPAERDHILRDSGARPIEVDFARRAPAASAVPTVPEAVSEDPALILYTSGTTGAPKGVVLGTAAITADLDALADAWEWSAADTLVHGLPLFHVHGLVLGVLGALRTGSRLVHTGRPTPEAYAEAAEAGGSLYFGVPTVWSRIAAAPQAAAALSRARLLVSGSAALPTPVFRDLERLTGHRPVERYGMTETLITVSGRAGGEVRPGAVGTPLTGIRTRIAAEPGAEIGELQLVGPTLFSGYLGRPEATAAAFTEDGWFRTGDIAAVDGDGVHRIVGRASTDMIKSGGYRIGAGEIENALLDHPRVREAAVIGVPDADLGERIVAFVVAEGVTGAELTDFVATHLSVHKRPREVRFIAAVPRNAMGKPQKRLLLDAE, from the coding sequence ATGCTGACCGCCCTGACGGGTGTTTTCGGGGATCGCGCGGACGCTGTCGGCGTCGCGGGTCGCACTGCTTCCTACGAGGAACTTCTGGGTGCAGCCGGTGCGGTGGCCGCCGACCTGGCCGCCCTCGGCCCGGTGCGCGCGTTCGCGGTGACCGCTACCGCCTCGCTCGAGACCGTCGCCGCGGTGGTCGGGGGACTCCTTGCCGGAGTGCCGTGCGTGCCGCTGCCTCCCGATGCCGGGCCCGCCGAACGTGATCACATCCTGCGGGACTCCGGCGCCCGTCCCATCGAGGTGGACTTCGCCCGCCGGGCACCCGCCGCATCGGCCGTACCCACCGTGCCGGAGGCGGTGTCCGAGGATCCCGCGTTGATCCTCTACACCTCCGGGACCACCGGCGCCCCCAAGGGCGTGGTCCTCGGCACCGCCGCGATCACCGCCGACCTGGATGCGCTCGCCGATGCCTGGGAGTGGAGCGCGGCGGACACGCTCGTCCACGGGCTGCCCCTGTTCCACGTCCATGGGCTGGTCCTGGGTGTCCTCGGGGCGTTGCGGACGGGGAGCCGCCTGGTCCATACGGGCCGGCCGACGCCGGAGGCGTATGCGGAGGCTGCGGAAGCCGGGGGGAGCCTGTACTTCGGGGTGCCGACGGTGTGGTCGCGCATCGCGGCCGCCCCGCAGGCGGCGGCCGCCTTGTCGAGGGCCCGGTTGCTGGTGTCGGGAAGCGCTGCCCTGCCCACGCCGGTCTTCCGCGATCTGGAACGGCTGACCGGGCACCGGCCGGTGGAGCGGTACGGGATGACGGAGACCCTGATCACCGTGAGCGGGCGGGCGGGCGGTGAGGTCCGCCCCGGCGCGGTAGGCACCCCGCTCACGGGAATCCGTACGCGTATCGCCGCCGAGCCGGGCGCCGAGATCGGTGAGCTCCAGCTGGTGGGGCCGACCTTGTTCTCGGGGTATCTGGGCCGGCCGGAGGCGACGGCCGCCGCCTTCACGGAGGACGGGTGGTTCCGCACGGGTGACATCGCGGCCGTCGACGGGGACGGTGTGCACCGGATCGTGGGCCGTGCGTCCACGGACATGATCAAGTCGGGTGGCTACCGGATCGGGGCGGGTGAGATCGAGAACGCGCTGCTGGACCATCCGCGCGTGAGGGAGGCGGCGGTGATCGGTGTTCCGGATGCCGACCTGGGGGAGCGGATCGTCGCGTTCGTCGTCGCCGAGGGGGTCACGGGCGCCGAGTTGACCGATTTCGTCGCCACGCATCTGTCGGTGCACAAGCGGCCGCGCGAGGTTCGTTTCATCGCCGCGGTTCCGCGCAACGCGATGGGCAAACCGCAGAAGCGGCTCCTGCTGGACGCGGAGTAG
- a CDS encoding I78 family peptidase inhibitor, whose product MTASSSAASPAADDPAHYTGLRTDEAERRALARGWTTVRTVAPGTMLTMEHLEGRLNFEVEDGRVRRAWSG is encoded by the coding sequence ATGACCGCTTCCTCTTCCGCTGCCTCACCCGCCGCCGACGATCCGGCGCACTACACAGGGCTCCGCACCGACGAGGCGGAACGCCGGGCACTGGCGCGGGGCTGGACGACGGTGCGCACGGTCGCGCCCGGCACCATGCTGACCATGGAACACCTCGAAGGCAGGCTGAACTTCGAGGTCGAGGACGGCAGAGTGCGCAGGGCCTGGAGCGGCTGA
- a CDS encoding glutamate synthase subunit beta, producing MTDPFGFLRIPREAVPARPVGQRLGDWREVYAGQALLPLVSRQADRCMDCGIPFCHTGCPLGNLIPEWNAYAAHGDWHAAYERLHATNNFPEVTGRLCPAPCEDACVLTINADPVTIKNVEQAIADEGLRRGYMAPRPPEKRSGKAVAVIGSGPAGLAAAQQLTRAGHRVTVHERADRIGGLLRYGIPEFKMEKAHLDRRIEQMRAEGTMFTTGTDVGGATGAGADELRSRCDALVVAIGAGERRELPVPGRSLDGIHQAMDYLTCANRVREGDYPVSPLTAEGRHVVIVGGGDTGSDCLGTALRQGAVSVLQLDINPEPGAGRTDDEPWPVYPRTYRISHAHEEARGREGRDPRLFACATLRFEGDAAGRVRALHLTAVEPVARSPLAGTEQVIPAGLVLLALGFSGPERAGGLRGQLGLDLDERGNFARDAGFAAAGGRAPGVFVAGDAGRGQSLVVWAIAEGRAAAAAVDRYLTGSTCLPAPVAAHDRPMTALGRMRYGL from the coding sequence GTGACCGATCCGTTCGGCTTCCTCAGGATCCCCCGCGAGGCCGTGCCGGCCCGCCCCGTCGGGCAACGGCTCGGCGACTGGCGCGAGGTCTACGCGGGCCAGGCGCTGCTGCCGCTCGTCTCCCGGCAGGCCGACCGCTGCATGGACTGCGGCATACCGTTCTGCCACACCGGCTGCCCCCTGGGAAACCTCATCCCCGAGTGGAACGCGTACGCCGCCCACGGCGACTGGCATGCCGCGTACGAGCGGCTCCACGCGACCAACAACTTCCCGGAGGTCACCGGAAGGCTCTGCCCGGCCCCCTGCGAGGACGCCTGTGTCCTCACGATCAACGCCGACCCGGTGACCATCAAGAACGTCGAGCAGGCGATCGCGGACGAGGGCCTGCGGCGCGGCTACATGGCGCCCAGACCGCCGGAGAAGCGCAGCGGCAAGGCGGTGGCCGTCATAGGCTCCGGTCCGGCCGGACTGGCCGCAGCGCAGCAGCTGACCCGGGCGGGGCACCGCGTCACGGTCCACGAGCGGGCCGACCGGATCGGCGGACTGCTGCGCTACGGCATCCCCGAGTTCAAGATGGAGAAGGCCCACCTGGACCGCCGCATCGAGCAGATGCGCGCCGAGGGCACGATGTTCACCACGGGCACGGACGTCGGCGGCGCGACCGGTGCCGGGGCGGACGAGCTGCGGAGCCGCTGCGACGCGCTCGTCGTCGCGATCGGAGCCGGCGAGCGCCGGGAGCTGCCGGTCCCCGGCCGTTCGCTGGACGGTATTCACCAGGCCATGGACTACCTGACCTGCGCCAATCGCGTGCGCGAGGGCGACTACCCCGTATCCCCCCTCACCGCCGAAGGCAGACACGTGGTCATCGTGGGCGGCGGTGACACCGGTTCCGACTGCCTCGGCACGGCCTTGAGGCAGGGCGCGGTGTCCGTGCTCCAGCTCGACATCAATCCCGAACCCGGCGCGGGCCGGACCGACGACGAGCCCTGGCCCGTGTACCCGAGGACGTACCGGATCTCCCACGCCCACGAAGAGGCCCGCGGGCGCGAGGGCCGGGACCCCAGGCTGTTCGCCTGCGCCACTCTGCGCTTCGAGGGGGACGCCGCGGGCCGGGTACGGGCGCTGCACCTGACCGCCGTCGAGCCGGTGGCCCGCAGCCCGCTGGCCGGCACCGAGCAGGTCATACCGGCCGGCCTGGTCCTGCTGGCCCTCGGCTTCTCGGGCCCCGAGCGGGCCGGTGGACTGCGCGGGCAGTTGGGCCTGGACCTCGACGAGCGCGGCAACTTCGCGCGCGACGCCGGCTTCGCGGCGGCCGGCGGGCGGGCGCCGGGAGTGTTCGTCGCGGGCGACGCAGGCCGGGGGCAGTCCCTGGTGGTGTGGGCCATCGCGGAGGGCCGCGCTGCGGCCGCCGCCGTGGACCGCTACCTGACCGGCTCCACCTGCCTCCCGGCCCCGGTCGCCGCGCATGACCGGCCGATGACGGCTCTGGGCCGCATGCGGTACGGACTCTGA
- a CDS encoding glycoside hydrolase family 64 protein — protein MFHLSKVLASGLSALVVAAGLTALGPLSSAEAVPATIPLTIKNSSGRSEPVYVYNLGTQLTTGRQGWADANGGFHPWPVGGNPPTPAPDASIAGPADGQTKTIRIPKFSGRVYFSIGQKIVFKLSTGGLVQPAVQNPSDPNRTVLFNWSEYTLNDAGLWINSTQVDMFSAPYAVGVKAADGTVTNTGRLKPGGYNAVFTQLRSAGWGGLIQTRPDGTPLRALSPGHGIEAGGIPAGVMNDYINRVWSKYSSSTLTVTPFANQPNNKYYGRVSGNVMNFTNGSGAVVTSFQKPDSDSVFGCYKLLDAPNDQVRGPISRTLCAGFNRSTLLTNPAQPDPNGANFYRDAVTNHYSRVIHGQMADGKAYGFAFDDVGAHESLVHDGNPQEAFMTLEPLN, from the coding sequence ATGTTCCATTTATCGAAAGTGCTTGCGTCAGGGCTCTCGGCCCTGGTGGTCGCCGCCGGTCTGACGGCTCTCGGTCCGCTGTCATCGGCAGAGGCCGTACCGGCGACCATCCCGCTCACGATCAAGAACAGCTCGGGTCGCAGCGAGCCGGTGTACGTGTACAACCTGGGCACGCAGCTGACGACCGGCCGACAGGGCTGGGCCGACGCCAACGGCGGGTTCCACCCCTGGCCCGTCGGAGGCAATCCACCCACCCCCGCCCCCGACGCCTCGATCGCGGGTCCGGCCGACGGGCAGACCAAGACGATCCGGATACCCAAGTTCTCCGGACGCGTCTACTTCTCCATAGGCCAGAAGATCGTCTTCAAGCTCAGCACCGGCGGCCTCGTACAGCCTGCCGTGCAGAACCCGTCCGACCCCAACCGCACCGTCCTGTTCAACTGGTCCGAGTACACGCTCAACGATGCCGGGCTGTGGATCAACAGCACCCAGGTCGACATGTTCTCGGCTCCGTACGCCGTGGGCGTGAAGGCGGCCGACGGCACGGTCACGAACACGGGCCGGCTCAAGCCGGGCGGCTACAACGCCGTCTTCACCCAACTGCGTTCGGCCGGCTGGGGCGGATTGATCCAGACCCGGCCCGACGGCACACCGCTGCGCGCGCTCTCGCCCGGTCACGGCATCGAGGCGGGCGGAATCCCCGCCGGTGTGATGAACGACTACATCAACCGGGTCTGGAGCAAGTACAGCTCCTCCACGCTCACCGTGACGCCCTTCGCGAACCAACCGAACAACAAGTACTACGGGCGGGTCTCGGGCAACGTCATGAACTTCACCAACGGCTCGGGAGCGGTGGTCACCAGCTTCCAGAAGCCGGATTCCGACAGTGTCTTCGGCTGCTACAAGCTCCTGGACGCACCCAACGACCAGGTCCGCGGCCCGATCTCCCGCACCCTGTGCGCGGGCTTCAACCGGTCGACGCTCCTGACCAACCCGGCCCAGCCCGACCCGAACGGCGCCAACTTCTACCGTGACGCCGTCACCAACCACTACTCCCGCGTCATCCACGGACAGATGGCCGACGGTAAGGCGTACGGCTTCGCCTTCGACGACGTGGGCGCCCACGAGTCGCTGGTGCACGACGGCAACCCGCAGGAGGCCTTCATGACGCTGGAACCGCTCAACTGA